The genomic window TCCTTCCCCATTTTGATTACAGGGCTGTGCGGCAAGAGCACCTTTATCGTGTACCGCCCGGTTTTAGGCATCGCCATTTTCCGAGGGATCGGAGAGCTCTTGTCAAGATGCATTGCACAGATGAGCTTCCTGAGGGCCTTTCCCGACACTTGCCAGAGACCTTCCTTTTTGATCACATACCATGCCGCGAATAGTCTGTATGTGAGTCGGCCGATGGGGCTATGGAAGGAGATTCTCACCATAATACGTTGCCTCTATTCTATCCACGATCAGTCTTGCATTTTCTATTTGGACCCGGAACCCGTCAACAATGGCTGTATTTGATCGTAGATAACCTTTGCAGCAAGCCTGTGCCCCTTCTCATTAAAATGGCCGTCGTCCATAAAATATTGATCCTGGTCCTTAAAATAGGAATAAAGATCAATAACCGGAACATTATAGTCGCCGGCGACTGCGATCGTAGCCTCACGGTAATCGGGAGCATAATGCTTCCACGACAGTTTATCAGCAGATTCGCCCAGAACGGGACGGGTGAGAAGAACACACGTTATGTTGTTCTTTTTCGAAACTTCTATTATTCTAATCAAGTTCTTTTTGTACTCTTCGATACTGACCCTGTGAACAAGTTGATCTTTCGTTGATTCTCTTTTTTCAACGAACGTTTCTAAAAATGCTATGAGAACCTGACCGACTTTAAACTTGTAGAGAAGCCGTTTATAGGTAGAGAGCACTGTCCTGTTGAAATCAGCATCGGAAACCGCCACCATATGTTGATCGTTTGCCCCAAAGCATATCAACACCATGTCCGGTTTCAGGGCAAGTGTTTCTTCAAACCTCT from Syntrophorhabdales bacterium includes these protein-coding regions:
- a CDS encoding SGNH/GDSL hydrolase family protein — protein: MVKQRSDIIKISVLLISSVLIALLLLEVALRAVGYSYSPLRIVANSNDARFKHSYQDRHFVYDPDLIWRPKKSRVFNAQGYLGKELSVNKSGNEYRIFAIGDSNTLGWYGQDSWALYLQELVTNRDKAVYVINAGVYGYTSYQGEKRFEETLALKPDMVLICFGANDQHMVAVSDADFNRTVLSTYKRLLYKFKVGQVLIAFLETFVEKRESTKDQLVHRVSIEEYKKNLIRIIEVSKKNNITCVLLTRPVLGESADKLSWKHYAPDYREATIAVAGDYNVPVIDLYSYFKDQDQYFMDDGHFNEKGHRLAAKVIYDQIQPLLTGSGSK